A single genomic interval of Musa acuminata AAA Group cultivar baxijiao chromosome BXJ3-4, Cavendish_Baxijiao_AAA, whole genome shotgun sequence harbors:
- the LOC135635534 gene encoding protein kinase STUNTED-like isoform X1, which yields MMVEKGAFDQGKGKERCVLVGLQMDANGKELLNWAMSRVAEQGDRVMAVHVCRDSDLKNTTTLSLIRQLDGYLAAYDGFCELKQVVLVGRVSRGNSIRKVMVKEAKLCDAMKVVVGVNQHCALVGSASLAKYCAKKLPPTTAVIAIQDGKIVFEREVAKPSQGEEPRTLHPSTVIKHKAISPSSTKKADVGTTVLAQKKTAEARLGWPLLGRGVPKHLEASREEVSRKMSVVQWVMNLPNRSLSFTTLQLDLIQELKTILGHTNSDCRWFQYDELRSSTNQFCSGNVIGNGGSSRVYRGRLPNGRHVAIKSSKLSEEASRDFLSEFNIITKLDHKLIVPLIGICVEDNTLLSVYNYFPTGSLEENLHGKDADSALPWDLRYKVATGVAEALSYLHNGCSNPVVIHRDVKSSNILLTDEFEPQLSDFGLAIWAPTTSTCLTHDDVVGTFGYLAPEYFMYGKVSDKIDVFAFGVVLLELLTGRRPISDDNPKGQESLVMWATPILERGDFMELLDPNVRENYDEVQMRRIALAASLCTTRRACLRPRMREILSLLQGEEEIEAWIGCHIDATSNRLDCQDDEAFPSSSVGSHIGVALLDVDEDDASLSSFDQSNLGSLEEYLRDRWSRSSSFD from the exons ATGATGGTGGAGAAGGGAGCCTTCGATCAGGGGAAGGGCAAAGAAAGATGCGTACTGGTGGGGCTGCAGATGGATGCCAATGGCAAGGAGTTACTCAACTGGGCTATGAGCAGAGTAGCAGAGCAAGGCGACCGTGTCATGGCCGTCCATGTCTGCCGCGATTCAG ACCTCAAGAACACCACCACCCTTTCTCTGATCAGGCAGTTGGATGGGTATCTCGCAGCATACGATGGCTTCTGTGAGCTTAAGCAA GTTGTTTTAGTTGGTCGGGTGTCAAGGGGGAACTCGATTCGTAAGGTCATGGTGAAGGAAGCCAAGCTCTGTGATGCCATGAAAGTTGTGGTCGGAGTAAACCAGCACTGCGCTTTGGT GGGATCAGCTTCACTAGCTAAGTATTGTGCCAAGAAGCTCCCTCCAACCACTGctgtaattgcaatacaagacgGAAAGATCGTCTTCGAAAGGGAAGTCGCTAAACCATCTCAAG GAGAAGAACCAAGAACCTTGCATCCAAGCACCGTCATAAAACACAAAGCAATTAGCCCGAGTTCTACGAAGAAGGCAGATGTCGGAACCACAGTCCTAGCGCAGAAGAAGACGGCAGAAGCAAGGCTGGGCTGGCCCTTGCTGGGGAGAGGAGTACCAAAGCACCTGGAAGCATCGAGGGAAGAAGTTTCAAGGAAGATGTCTGTCGTCCAATGGGTCATGAACCTTCCGAATAGATCTCTGTCATTCACCACGCTGCAGCTGGATCTAATTCAGGAGCTGAAGACCATCCTCGGCCACACCAACTCCGATTGCAGATGGTTTCAATACGATGAACTTCGTAGTTCAACCAATCAGTTCTGTTCAG GGAATGTGATCGGGAACGGAGGGAGCAGCCGAGTCTACAGAGGACGCCTTCCAAATGGCCGGCATGTAGCCATAAAATCGTCGAAGCTTTCCGAAGAAGCATCAAGGGATTTCCTTTCGGAGTTTAACATCATCACGAAGCTGGATCATAAGCTCATCGTTCCACTGATCGGCATCTGTGTTGAGGACAACACTCTTCTTTCGGTTTACAATTACTTCCCCACCGGAAGTTTAGAGGAAAACCTCCATG GAAAGGATGCTGATTCTGCGCTCCCTTGGGACCTGAGATATAAGGTGGCGACTGGGGTTGCTGAGGCTCTCAGCTACCTGCACAATGGCTGTTCCAACCCAGTGGTAATTCACAGAGATGTGAAGTCCTCCAACATTCTGCTCACTGATGAATTCGAGCCTCAG TTATCTGATTTTGGCTTAGCTATCTGGGCACCGACAACTTCGACCTGCCTGACACACGACGATGTCGTcgggacgtttgg ATACCTTGCTCCAGAGTACTTCATGTATGGGAAGGTCAGCGACAAGATCGATGTCTTTGCTTTCGGTGTCGTTCTGCTTGAGCTGTTAACAGGAAGAAGACCAATCAGTGACGACAACCCTAAAGGCCAAGAAAGCTTGGTGATGTGG GCGACACCGATACTAGAGAGAGGGGATTTCATGGAACTGTTGGATCCCAATGTAAGAGAGAACTATGATGAGGTCCAAATGAGAAGAATCGCTTTAGCTGCATCTCTTTGCACCACGAGGAGAGCGTGCCTTCGACCTCGGATGAGGGAG ATACTGAGCCTTCTGCAAGGGGAAGAGGAAATCGAGGCATGGATAGGCTGCCACATCGATGCTACCTCGAACAGGTTGGATTGCCAGGATGATGAAGCTTTTCCATCTTCGAGCGTCGGGTCGCATATCGGCGTGGCATTGCTTGATGTTGATGAAGATGATGCATCACTCAGCAGCTTTGACCAGAGCAACCTTGGTTCTCTGGAAGAGTACCTGAGAGATCGGTGGAGCCGTTCCTCAAGCTTTGATTAG
- the LOC135635534 gene encoding protein kinase STUNTED-like isoform X2, producing MVKEAKLCDAMKVVVGVNQHCALVGSASLAKYCAKKLPPTTAVIAIQDGKIVFEREVAKPSQGEEPRTLHPSTVIKHKAISPSSTKKADVGTTVLAQKKTAEARLGWPLLGRGVPKHLEASREEVSRKMSVVQWVMNLPNRSLSFTTLQLDLIQELKTILGHTNSDCRWFQYDELRSSTNQFCSGNVIGNGGSSRVYRGRLPNGRHVAIKSSKLSEEASRDFLSEFNIITKLDHKLIVPLIGICVEDNTLLSVYNYFPTGSLEENLHGKDADSALPWDLRYKVATGVAEALSYLHNGCSNPVVIHRDVKSSNILLTDEFEPQLSDFGLAIWAPTTSTCLTHDDVVGTFGYLAPEYFMYGKVSDKIDVFAFGVVLLELLTGRRPISDDNPKGQESLVMWATPILERGDFMELLDPNVRENYDEVQMRRIALAASLCTTRRACLRPRMREILSLLQGEEEIEAWIGCHIDATSNRLDCQDDEAFPSSSVGSHIGVALLDVDEDDASLSSFDQSNLGSLEEYLRDRWSRSSSFD from the exons ATGGTGAAGGAAGCCAAGCTCTGTGATGCCATGAAAGTTGTGGTCGGAGTAAACCAGCACTGCGCTTTGGT GGGATCAGCTTCACTAGCTAAGTATTGTGCCAAGAAGCTCCCTCCAACCACTGctgtaattgcaatacaagacgGAAAGATCGTCTTCGAAAGGGAAGTCGCTAAACCATCTCAAG GAGAAGAACCAAGAACCTTGCATCCAAGCACCGTCATAAAACACAAAGCAATTAGCCCGAGTTCTACGAAGAAGGCAGATGTCGGAACCACAGTCCTAGCGCAGAAGAAGACGGCAGAAGCAAGGCTGGGCTGGCCCTTGCTGGGGAGAGGAGTACCAAAGCACCTGGAAGCATCGAGGGAAGAAGTTTCAAGGAAGATGTCTGTCGTCCAATGGGTCATGAACCTTCCGAATAGATCTCTGTCATTCACCACGCTGCAGCTGGATCTAATTCAGGAGCTGAAGACCATCCTCGGCCACACCAACTCCGATTGCAGATGGTTTCAATACGATGAACTTCGTAGTTCAACCAATCAGTTCTGTTCAG GGAATGTGATCGGGAACGGAGGGAGCAGCCGAGTCTACAGAGGACGCCTTCCAAATGGCCGGCATGTAGCCATAAAATCGTCGAAGCTTTCCGAAGAAGCATCAAGGGATTTCCTTTCGGAGTTTAACATCATCACGAAGCTGGATCATAAGCTCATCGTTCCACTGATCGGCATCTGTGTTGAGGACAACACTCTTCTTTCGGTTTACAATTACTTCCCCACCGGAAGTTTAGAGGAAAACCTCCATG GAAAGGATGCTGATTCTGCGCTCCCTTGGGACCTGAGATATAAGGTGGCGACTGGGGTTGCTGAGGCTCTCAGCTACCTGCACAATGGCTGTTCCAACCCAGTGGTAATTCACAGAGATGTGAAGTCCTCCAACATTCTGCTCACTGATGAATTCGAGCCTCAG TTATCTGATTTTGGCTTAGCTATCTGGGCACCGACAACTTCGACCTGCCTGACACACGACGATGTCGTcgggacgtttgg ATACCTTGCTCCAGAGTACTTCATGTATGGGAAGGTCAGCGACAAGATCGATGTCTTTGCTTTCGGTGTCGTTCTGCTTGAGCTGTTAACAGGAAGAAGACCAATCAGTGACGACAACCCTAAAGGCCAAGAAAGCTTGGTGATGTGG GCGACACCGATACTAGAGAGAGGGGATTTCATGGAACTGTTGGATCCCAATGTAAGAGAGAACTATGATGAGGTCCAAATGAGAAGAATCGCTTTAGCTGCATCTCTTTGCACCACGAGGAGAGCGTGCCTTCGACCTCGGATGAGGGAG ATACTGAGCCTTCTGCAAGGGGAAGAGGAAATCGAGGCATGGATAGGCTGCCACATCGATGCTACCTCGAACAGGTTGGATTGCCAGGATGATGAAGCTTTTCCATCTTCGAGCGTCGGGTCGCATATCGGCGTGGCATTGCTTGATGTTGATGAAGATGATGCATCACTCAGCAGCTTTGACCAGAGCAACCTTGGTTCTCTGGAAGAGTACCTGAGAGATCGGTGGAGCCGTTCCTCAAGCTTTGATTAG
- the LOC135636444 gene encoding SKP1-like protein 1A, whose protein sequence is MASEEGKKMITLKSMDGQEFQVEKEACAISEMIKFVSDDCDTEDVIPVANIRGNILAKVVEYMKKHLEFASKKRSSDAGKEIAEGNEELVDVDEEIKAWNNDFIKDVDTDTLYFLLIASDYLSIKGLLDLGVKKAADLIRGKSPEQIRTTFNIQNDFTPEEEAEFRKEYSWVFDEEI, encoded by the exons ATGGCTTCTGAAGAGGGGAAGAAGATGATCACGTTGAAGAGCATGGATGGACAGGAGTTCCAGGTGGAGAAAGAAGCATGCGCGATCTCGGAGATGATCAAGTTTGTTTCCGATGACTGCGATACCGAAGACGTAATTCCTGTGGCCAACATCCGTGGGAATATCCTGGCAAAAGTCGTCGAGTACATGAAGAAGCATTTGGAATTCGCCTCCAAAAAGCGGAGTTCGGATGCTGGCAAGGAGATCGCGGAAGGTAACGAGGAGCTCGTGGACGTTGATGAGGAGATCAAGGCATGGAACAATGACTTCATCAAGGACGTCGATACAGACACCCTCTACTTCCTATTGATC GCATCCGACTACTTGAGCATCAAAGGCTTGCTGGATTTAGGTGTTAAGAAGGCTGCAGACCTAATAAGGGGGAAATCACCCGAGCAGATCCGCACTACCTTTAATATACAGAATGATTTCACCCCCGAGGAAGAGGCTGAGTTCAGAAAAGAGTATTCATGGGTTTTTGATGAAGAGATATAG